The sequence ACGTCCACTCACACACGCAACTCTGCTCTGCCTCAGTGGGGAGTGGGCTCAGCGAGTGTGCGGTGTGCAGAACCAGCAATaaggagggagggggctgccTGAATGGCCTCTCCCAGGGCTCCTGCATTAATCATGTTTCTGACATGCTTTAGTCACAAGCACCTGGCTGAGGgcgtgggggaagggtgggtgttCGTGCCCCTTGAATAGCCCCTGTCCACAGCTGCTGTAGCCCTCATGGATCATGCAGCTCCCAGAGCTctcagggagaagcaggaccGAGACTGCAGAACAGCTCttcagcttttttcatggccCCTGGATGTTTAACCAGAGATGGGACAATGACAGGCCAGATGTAATGGGAAACAACATTCACATCCCTTCTCTTTATTGACGGTATCAACAGGAATTCTGAGGTCAGAGCAGCCAAGGATACAGCTCTTTATGGGCCAACATCCACCAGTACCCTGGCTCTCCAGAAACACAATAACTTTATTAatctcactgcttcccttggccTCCTTCCCCCTTTGCACTGTCCTCCCTCACCAGTGGATGGGAACACCCCTCTCCCATTGCGCCAGGGCTTAGACCTCATCTGTCaccatggctccatgtctagttggcagccggtgtcaagtggagtgccccaggggtcggtcctggggccggttttgttcaatatcttcataaatgatctggaggatggtgtggattgcactctcagcaaatttgcagatgatactaaactgggaggagtggtagatacgctggaggggagggataggatacagaaggacctagacaaattggaggattgggccaaaagaaatctgatgaggttcaataaggataagtgcagggtcctgcacttaggatggaagaatccaatgcaccgctacagactagggaccgaatggctaggcagcagttctgcggaaaaggacctaggggtgacagtggacgagaagctggatatgagtcaacagtgtgcccttgttgccaagaaggccaatggcattttgggatgtataagtaggggcatagccagcagatcgagggacgtgatcgttcccctctattcgacactggtgaggcctcatctggagtactgtgtccagttttgggccccacactacaagaaggatgtggataaattggagagagtccagcgaagggcaacaaaaatgattaggggtctagagcacatgacttatgaggagaggctgagggagctgggattgtttagtctgcagaagagaagaatgaggggggatttgatagctgctttcaactacctgaaagggggttccaaagaggatggctctagactgttctcaatggtagcagatgacagaacgaggagtaatggtctcaagttgcaatgggggaggtttagattggatattaggaaaaactttttcactaagagggtggtgaaacactggaatgcgttacctagggaggtggtagaatctccttccttagaggtttttaaggtcaggcttgacaaagccctggctgggatgatttaactgggaattggtcctgcttcgagcagggggttggactagatgaccttctggggtcccttccaaccctgatattctatgattctatgattctatgattctatgaacctctcTATAGAGTCGAGATAAGTAGCTCATATCATCCCAGATGGAATAGGTGGCCAATGCTTTTTGTCTCCCATGTCACCAGTGCTGTAGCCAGGGGATGAAGTGACCAGTTACTTGAAGAAGACCCTGATTATCCTTCCACGAAGGTGTTTGCTTTTCACGCTGTACACGATTGGGTTCATCAGGGGTGGGACCAGTAGGTAGACATATCCCAGGACAATCTGAAGCGAGTGAGAAGAGCTATTCCCGAATCTGTGTATCACCGGCAAGCCGAGCATTGGTGTGTAGAAGAGCAGGACAGCGCAGAGGTGGGAGACACAGGTGTTCAGGGCCCTGAGGGACTCCACGTGTGATGTGATGCTCAACACTGTTCTGAGGATCCTCACATAAGAGAGGAAGATGAGCAGCGAGTCTAACCCCACTGTCAAGAGTGCAATAGACAAGCCATAGATGCTGTTGACTCTGATATCTGAACAAGCTAACTTCATGACCTCTTGGTGCACACAGAAGGAATGGGAGAGGACATTAGCTCGACAGTATTGGAACCGTTTCAGGAGAAAGGGGAGTGGGAATATTAGGGCCACTGCCCTTAGCACAAACAACTGTCCCATCTTGGCTATTCTTGGCAGGTTTAAGATGGAAGCATATCTTAGGGGGTTGCAGATTGCGACAAAGCGGTCAAAGGCCATCAACAAGAGCATGGACGATTCAATGTATGAAAGCgagtggatgaagaacagctgagAAAAGCAGGCATCGAGGCTGATCTCCCTTGAGTTAAACAAGAATAGGCCCAGTATCGTTGGCATGGTGGCTACTAATAAGCCAAGGTCTGTGATGGCCagcatggaaaggaaaatgtacatgggctcatggaggcttggatctgtttttataatgaacaGAATGACCGAATTTCCTACTATCGAAATAACATACACTAAGCAGAAGGGGATAGAGATCCAGAGATGGACGtcttcctgcccaggtatcccagTGAGAAGGAAAACTGCAGAGTTGGATTTGGTGTCATTGAGAGCTGACATCATAGACTGGGCAGGTCCGAGGAGTTTTCAACTTTCCTTCCTGAAAGGAGAAAGTACAGGAGACCAGAAGATATTTAATGAGACACCTTTCTGCTCTGAGTGCAAATCTAGAGATTCCCAGGAGCTCAAGGAAGATCAGCAAAAACATAGTATTGGGAAGATAGGCATTGTAAGACTGGATCATACCTGTAgcccatctagctcagtatccagTATCCAGTTCCAGATGCTggagaggaaggtggaagaagccCTGCAATAGGGAGCTATGAGATAACCGGCTTCCAGAGAAAGTTTCCCCCTGACACCCACAAGTTAGACATATtttgtggtgtaaatcaggaaggtTTAGATCCcttccaaatctttttttaaaacaatcctcaCTACTGTAATCGGATTTTCTGGTAACCCATATAAACATCCTGTCCCTCTTTGAATCCTGCTAACCTCTTGGCCCCATTGATATCTTGTTGGGAGTCTCGCAGCCTACTTGAGCACTGTATGATTTTACAGTTGTGACCTTCACACAGACACTATTTCTGGCCCTCCACTTCTGAGTGTGGCCCATTGTATCATGACCTGTATAAACACCTGGCAAGTGCACTGAAAATGGCTACTGTATTTATCTGTCCTGCTTTTAAGTTATTTATAAACATGTTCCATTTCCTCATTGTAGATatatattcattttctccactaTTGAGACTCCAAATCATGCAGGGTTTCAGTGCATATTTGGCAAGTTACCAGCTAACACTGACAGTTACTTTAGCTgggtggggaaaggggctggCATCAGAGATGGCTGAATATGAAAACACTAGATTTGCGCTAATATCCAGTTGAGTGTGCAACTTATTTCAGCTATGCTTATGTGACAGGTGATGTGCATAAATGTTATATAACCACTCTTACACTCCCCTTTCTTTGTAGTGcagtgggctagcttgcctttatcatattcactgctttgcatgATATGCTACTTTGCATTACATTCAGCATTGATGAAAGAAACCAataggcctgtatcctgtaagtcATTAGCCTCAGAAAGTTATCATAAGGCTTAAGGCCTATGAAATTTGAACAGATAATCTTTGCACAAATAAACAGCCCAACTAGTTGGAAAACCCCAAGTATTTTGGGAGCTGAAAATAGAATTTAAGGGGAACGTCTGACCACAGGTGCATATGTACATGATTTCAACCACAGAAGTGTCCTGGAAACAAATTGACGTATGTAACAGATATATGAGATCCATCTAAGACTACATCTTTTCTCAcaagtttcttattttcttatgggtttaattatttgttttatgaTAATAAGTTTATATTAGACTATATTTTGGTTGTAACACAAGTGACCTACTGGCCACATCCTgtgcgttgttctaagtcaaggTTAGCGTACATATATTTTGGATCTTTCACTTAGATAGATGGTAATGAGCTAAAGCATAAGACCCGTATATGGTTGTGACCTTTAACACAGAGGATGCATTGAAGTTGGTTGGCATAGGGActttcctaagttcatacccttttaaacttaatgggtacaccacaacttggaaagaactgaaataaccagttaggacagaaataacaaatgtgataccCAACCACAAAAAGGCTATGGTAAAGAATAgacatatatgataataagttgagattaTTGATATATTAACCTATAGGAAGAAGACACTCCAACATTAATAAAGTgaggaaacacaaataaggtaAAGGGGGAAAATctcctactgaatatgcatcaaacataacAGCATCAGCATAACTTATTATAAAGTGGCACCACAGGCTAGGGGTGATAGGAGAAagagatgtagtccttgggaggtgccagaatgatggccactggtgatgatgggGAACATGATGGTGAGAAGGAAGATAATGACTAACACTTCAGGTTGTCCTACAAGAGATTGTGTGAGTATTGggatgtgcagatgtacattatttagtatctctatctaccttactgagttggggTGTTCGTGGTTGTGctaaatttatatttatatttatatttaataaacaatatttgaaaatataaaggagTTCCTATAGTATGAGTGTGCAACTGTGGATATCatggttcccaactatataataatttaaataaactggg is a genomic window of Natator depressus isolate rNatDep1 chromosome 1, rNatDep2.hap1, whole genome shotgun sequence containing:
- the LOC141980536 gene encoding olfactory receptor 51G2-like, producing the protein MMSALNDTKSNSAVFLLTGIPGQEDVHLWISIPFCLVYVISIVGNSVILFIIKTDPSLHEPMYIFLSMLAITDLGLLVATMPTILGLFLFNSREISLDACFSQLFFIHSLSYIESSMLLLMAFDRFVAICNPLRYASILNLPRIAKMGQLFVLRAVALIFPLPFLLKRFQYCRANVLSHSFCVHQEVMKLACSDIRVNSIYGLSIALLTVGLDSLLIFLSYVRILRTVLSITSHVESLRALNTCVSHLCAVLLFYTPMLGLPVIHRFGNSSSHSLQIVLGYVYLLVPPLMNPIVYSVKSKHLRGRIIRVFFK